Proteins co-encoded in one Camelus bactrianus isolate YW-2024 breed Bactrian camel chromosome 6, ASM4877302v1, whole genome shotgun sequence genomic window:
- the GPR65 gene encoding psychosine receptor yields MNSTCTEDQHDLDHYLFPVVYIFVLIVSVPANIGSLCVSFLQAKKENELGIYLFSLSLSDLLYALTLPQWIDYTWNKDNWRFSPALCKGSAFFMYLNFYSSTAFLTCIAIDRYLAVVYPLRFSFLRSRRCAFMVSLFIWVLETIINAVILWKDETAVEYCDAKKSNFTLCYDKYPLEKWQIRFNFVRMCVGYAIPLVIILICNQKVYQAVRQNQATENNEKKRIIKLLISISLTFVLCFTPFHVMLLIRSILERDVKLNEHVFDHNKSGKQAYKIYRITVALTSLNCVADPFLYCFVTETGRSDMWNILKFFTGKPNKSERQRKSLLSVSTKDTVELDILE; encoded by the coding sequence ATGAACAGCACATGTACTGAGGACCAGCATGATCTGGATCACTATTTGTTTCCAGTGGTTTACATCTTCGTGCTAATAGTCAGCGTCCCAGCCAACATTggctctctgtgtgtgtcttttctgcaagcaaagaaggaaaatgaattaGGCATTTACCTCTTCAGTTTATCACTATCAGATCTGCTGTATGCATTGACTCTCCCTCAATGGATCGATTATACTTGGAACAAAGACAACTGGAGGTTCTCTCCGGCTTTGTGCAAAGGGAGTGCTTTCTTCATGTACCTGAACTTCTACAGCAGCACAGCGTTCCTCACCTGCATCGCCATTGATCGCTATTTAGCAGTTGTCTACCCTCTGAGGTTTTCTTTTCTAAGGTCCAGAAGATGTGCATTCATGGTCAGCCTGTTCATCTGGGTATTGGAGACCATCATCAATGCTGTCATTCTGTGGAAAGATGAAACAGCTGTCGAATATTGCGATGCCAAAAAGTCTAACTTTACTTTATGCTACGACAAATATCCATTGGAGAAATGGCAAATCAGGTTCAACTTTGTTAGGATGTGTGTAGGCTATGCGATACCTTTGGTCATCATCCTGATTTGTAACCAGAAAGTCTACCAAGCTGTGCGGCAAAATCAAGCCAcggaaaacaatgaaaagaagagAATCATAAAACTACTTATTAGTATCTCATTGACTTTTGTCTTGTGTTTTACTCCCTTTCATGTGATGTTGCTGATTCGCAGCATTTTAGAGCGTGATGTGAAATTAAATGAACATGTATTTGACCACAACAAGTCTGGGAAGCAGGCTTACAAAATCTATAGAATCACAGTTGCATTAACAAGTTTAAATTGTGTTGCTGATCCGTTTCTGTACTGTTTTGTTACTGAAACAGGAAGATCGGATATGtggaatatattaaaattcttTACAGGGAAGCCTAATAaatcagaaagacaaagaaaaagcttACTTTCTGTATCTACCAAAGATACTGTGGAATTAGACATCCTGGAATAG